The genomic segment TAGATGATAACAGAGTGTGTGGGGgggcccttcctctgacaccgcctggtatagaggtcctggatggcaggaagcttggccccagtgatgtactgggctgtacgtactaccctctgtagtgccttgtggtggAGGCCAAGCTGTTGCTATACCAGAaaatgatgcaaccagtcaggatgctctcgatggtgcagctgtggaaccttttgaggatctgaggtcccATGCTAAATTTTTtcgtctcctgagggggaataggttttgtcgtgccgtcttcacgattgtcttggtgtgcttggaccgtgATAGTTTGCTAGTGATGCGGACACcagggaacttgaagctctcaacctgctccactacagccccgtcgatgagaatgggggtgtgctctgtcttcctttccctgtagtccacaatcatcttcttttgtcttggtcacgttgagggagaggctgtcTCCTCGTggttggtgatcaggcctgttGTGGCatcggaaaacttaatgatggtgttggagtcatgcctggtcgTGCAGTTATTAGTGAACAGGATGTACGGGAGGGGGTTGAGCACGCACTCCTGAGGGGccactgtgttgaggatcagcgtggagcatgtgttgttaccttcccttaaaaaacatgagctggcgcacacccagaaaaatactttgtgtggaggtgctgactaacggcgaataaacaatcaaaagaaagtcgcacactccatgtataatctcccagcaatttaatgggtatttagcaacgcaaccctaaccttaacccctaccgtAACCATTTTACATGTCAAAAGCCCATCCTGTTAGATCTGAACCAAATGGAGCGATCATCCatgtttatttacattagtaCAAATTGTCCACTGATATTGGTGTAATTTCTCACTCCTTCTGGCTGTATGAAAGTTAATTTCCCCTCAGACACACATTTGTTCTTTGATATTATGAAGGTCATTTGTGTATAATTTACTTTCCCCCACATCTCTTTACATTGCTTATGCATATTTGGTGGCCTGACTGCGTCGAAGGCCCATCCTGTCAGATCTGAACCTAATGGAGCTTAGTGATCggatgacagaaatcacatttatgtGCCAGGTGTAACTGAGGCCGTAGATGCTCCATAGCCATTAATTTGAGTGTTTTATATAATATGactaaatatattatatatttatttctgTGTTGCAGGAGCAGTCAAGAAATGGAACGGCAAAGCTGCAAGGCTGTAggagaccacctcaagccccTGGTAGAGCCGGGGGTGGTGTTTACCACTCCACCACGCCTTCAGCAGTCTGGACAAGTGGGATTGATCCATTTGTTAGTTTCAGTAGTTGAATCCTTTAACATGTGGTTGATTTCAACATTTTTCATCTTCAACAAATGGCCTGGGATTGGTTGAAAAGTGatacaaaacacacataccaTAGTGGAAGATTTACTGAATTTACACTAAGATGGATCTTGCTTTTTCACATATTTGTTCATTGGTTTTGCAAGAGTCTTGATTGGTCAGTCACTGGGTTAATTTGTTTTGcaatatgttcaaatcaaatcaagctttatttatacagcacatttcagacacgGATACAAACCAACGGGTTCACAggaaaaaacaatgaaaataaataaatatttaaaacacaaacataagaggataaaaCAACAGAATAACTGAAAACTAATGAGCATTCTAAGGAAATGTCATCGATTAAAATATTAACAATTCACTGCAATATGCAACCCAAAATATCCTGTCTTTCTCCATTGTTTGATGTTACGTTCTCCAGCAAGAAAACCAAAAATGTCCCTCAAACAGAAGAGGGAacaaacaacaaccacaactaaaCATGTTTTAGGAGGGGCTCTGATTGATTCTCCCTATATGCTAACAAGCTACACGGGcaaaagtccaacctcaaaacataaatggaaaaacaaaagcctgtaacaccttccccctttagacaacaaatatatcctatatttgTGTTGGACAAGTTTGCTCACCACCAACATAAAAcaatttccatttcacaatataATCAACCACAATGATTCACCTTTaccaatataaacatggtgtcaACAATTAAAAATAGGAAAAACAACTTGTTttctcactagcttctagaaatCTCGTCTTCCtgaaactcactagcttctagaactctcgtcttcctgaAACTCACTAgattctagaactctcgtcttcctgaAACTCACTAgattctagaactctcgtcttcctaaaactcactagcttctagaactctcgtcttcctaaaactcactagcttctagaactctcatcCCCTTGGAACGAGCCCAAACAAAACTCATCCCCAATACAAAGAACCGTGCagtcaaaataaattgtgatccaTGGTAACGCACTGGCTAAACGCAAAACACAAATATTTTTGACTGCCCACCTTTGAGACAATCAGCATCCAAGTTGTCCTTACCACAgacatgtctgatttcaagaggaaactcctgcaatatccgtagtaactttccaccttctctctcttttcagggttcactagataggcatgttgttggatcggggcccagtccccaatgtcatgctctagtacatttgagttggcacatctgagaattaaccctgatattctaaaagtagggcaacaatgtcaatataattgtaccaAAAATGGTCATGTTGGTTGCATGAATAAATATCACTACCAAATGTTACatgaaatgtaaatatgaaatatttgattGCATAGTCATATTTTCAACGTCTTTTCACTATAATTTTGCTTGGTGGGATagcccaatgtcaaaacacagttttaacgtctccaaatcaataaccaatatgcaggaacagtttgggataaattgaaaacctaaacataaaatgtgctatttacacaaacatctgccacaataatcatattacttgtaattttttttaaacaaccaccttataaactgcacaagcaccagaaacactgttgttttgacaagtagAAGAAAAATCACGGATATCAATTAGGGAGGAAATCAGGTTGTAtgtgctgttgaaactaacacaactaaaaacATGGAAATGTGAGATATCTTTtacctcactggttagaggacaacctacagaagacagtcagctacatgtTGGAGTGATGCTTTTAAATATAGGGGTCGCTAAACAAAGGAAcacaacacttatttgtcatcactcatcaacatcatgttgaaatcaattgtgccgacaggagggagatgaggttgcacgtcctcttaaaactaacagctcaaaaataactccttcatgtatgtattttctgatgtttgatcagagatcttttatcagagtaCCTCTTGTCACACTgaacacagctataaggtttctctcctgtgtgtgttctctggtgtgatgtcaGCTTGTCAGATctaccaaaactcttcccacattgatcacagctataagatttctctcctgtgtgtattctctggtgcaaTGTCAGATGgccagatgtagtaaaactcttcccacattgaccacagctataagatttctctcctgtgtgtattctctggtgttgagtcaaattgccagatgtagtaaaactcttcccacattgaccacagctataagatttctctcctgtgtgtattctctggtgttgagtcaaattgccagatgtagtaaaactcttcccacattgaccacagctataacgtttctctcctgtgtgtgttctctggtgtactgtaAGAGTGCTAGATTTagtaaaactcctcccacattgaacacagctataaggtttctctcctgtgtgtattctctggtgcaaTGTCAGATAgccagatgtagtaaaactcttcccacattgaccacagctataaggtttctctccagtgtgtattctctggtgcaaTGTCAGATAgccagatgtagtaaaactcttcccacattgaccacagctataaggtttctctcctgtgtgtgttctctggtgtgatgtcaGCTTGACAGATCTACCAAAACTCTtccccacattgatcacagctataaggtttctctcctgtgtgtattctctggtgcaaTGTCAGATGgccagatgtagtaaaactcttcccacattgaacacagctataagatttctctcctgtgtgtattctctggtgttgagtcaaattgccagatgtagtaaaactcttcccacattgaccacagctataaggtttctctccagtgtgtattctctggtgcaaTGTCAGATAgccagatgtagtaaaactcttcccacattgaccacagctataaggtttctctcctgtgtgtattctctggtgcaaTGTCAGATGGCCAGATCtagtaaatctcttcccacattgaccacagctataaggtttctctcctgtgtgttttctctggtgtaCTGTAAGATTGCTAGATTTAGTAAAACTTCTCCCACATTGAACACAGCTataaggtctctctcctgtgtgtattctctggtgcaaTGTCAGATGGCCAGATctagtaaaactctttccacattgaccacagctataaggtttctctccagtgtgtattctctggtgcaaTGTCAGATGGCCAGATctagtaaaactctttccacattgaccacagctataaggtttctctccagtgtgtattctctggtgcaatgtcagagagccagatgtagtaaaactcttcccacattgaataCAGGTAAaatatttctctcctgtgtggattctctgatgaattttaatgccTGCTGAGGaggtgaaactcttcccacagtcagagcagcagtgagttctcttccctgtgggtctctgtgggtgtttattgaggtgttctgatctggagagactcttctctgtctcctcagcCTCATGAGGTTgctgaggctccccagaggatccacgatagtcacgtctctctcctgtgtgaacaacaaagtcagacagatgattaaaggcccacaacagcggaAATCCATTGAaaaaggtgatgccaacagcatagccatgatgttgtacaCCAATTTCTGTTCGTAATAAATGTTAAaattatttgacaattgtcttaaaatgagcaaaaagtcatattttgtcttgttttcacattagtagtgaCATCTAAGTTGTAGACTAGAAATAAgttattcatgttgttgaaactctAAGCAGTGTGGTAGAAGACTTTTGGTCTACAATACAGGCCCCCCTTCTGTGTTTTCTAAAATTGTGGCACGAGGGCAATTTGACTGCAGAAACTCCTCCATGCTGATGAGGAAACCACTCGTTATGGATGTAgcatatctggtaatgaggaaaccactagttatggatgtagtatatctggtaatgaggaaaccactagttatttatgtggtatatctggtaatgaggaatccactagttatggatgtagtgtatctggtaatgaggaaaccactagttatggatgtagtatatctgccaAGAGCAAAAATGGTGAATGaagattttagtttttcacaatgtattctgaatgtgaatgggggaaaactcaggggactaacctccatttccaggttgcttatgagagcatttcacactactttggatTACATTTGTAAGGATcgtttgaatgtcctgcttaatataatgatGGTGTCATCATCGCAAATCAACAGCTTTGTACttaaaaaacacttcaaccagtaaaatgctctTTGTCTAGCTTTTCCATCAGCCTGACAATGAGGGTTTGCCAAATTGGCCCATAACTTCACCTTACAACAAATATACCTGTAATGAACgaagaagcactttggttgttgttgcatgaCACACATAGTGTACTCAAGGACCcataacaacatagacctacaataggacccataacttcacctaataacaacatagacctactgtaggacccataacgttcacctaacaacaacatagacctactgtaggacccataacgttcacctaacaacaacatagacctactgtagaacccataacttcacctaacaacatagacctactgtaggacccctaacttcacctaacaacaacatagacctactgtaggacccataacttcacctaacaacaacatagacctactgtagaacccatatcttcacctaacaacatagacctaTTGTAGGAcctataacttcacctaacaacatcaACCTAATGtagaacccataacttcacctaacaacacagacctactgtaggacccctaacttcacctaacaataatatagacctactgtaggacccctaacttcacctaacaataatatagacctactgtaggacccataacttcacctaagaACAAATATAGGAAAATAGCTGTGTGTGTTGTACAAAATTCGATCAAGGAACAGTTATCTACACATTAAgaatgaagaagcactttggttgttgttgcatgtcGTGATGTTTGTCATTTGACTGGCATTCAGAAAATGATTTCCTGGATCTTCTGATGATAGTTGAACATGTGACTGTAACTAAACAGCTACAGAATTAAATAGTATGTGTAATTATTGAATAACCACGTTAATGACAGTATCCATTTgggtgttgtcaataaagttacgattattattattttattttttttcacctttatttaacctgttgcgactctaggggcagtattttcatttttggaaaagaaacgttcccgttttaaacgggaaaTTTTGTCAGGataagatgctagaatatgcatataattgacagcttaggatagaaaacactctaacgtttccaaaactgtaaagatattgtctgtgagtataacagaactgatgttgcaggcgaaagcctgagaaaaatccaatccggaagtgccccatattttgaaagcgctgcattcCAATGAGTCCCCATTGAGCTGTGAATGCCGTATCAACCagattacgctttctacgtatttcccaaggtgtctacagcattgtgacgtagttttacgcatttatgttgaagaacagccgtaggcggctacattgcgtaagtggtcacctgatggctcccagggtgactctcgcgtaaaatacagaggtagccatttttccaatcgcttctactgagaaactaattgtcccgacggatatattattgaatagatatttgaaaaacaccttgaggattgattataaacaacgtttgccatgtttctgtcgatattatggagctaatttggaatatttgtcGGCGTTGACgggaccgcaatttccgggcgatttctcagccaaacgtgaagaacaaacggagctattttgcctacaaaaataatattttgggaaaaaatgaactttggctatctacctgggagtctcgtgagtgaaaacatccgaagttcatcaaaggtaaactatttaatttgattgcttttctgattttcgtgaccaggttgcctgctgctagctaggcataatgctatgctaggctatcgataaacttacacaaatgcttgtctagctttggctgtaaagcataatttctaaatctgagatgacagggtgattaacaaaaggctaagctgtgtttgaatatacactgctcaaaaaaataaagggaacacttaaacaacacaatgtaactccaagtcaatcacacttctgtgaaatcaaactgtccacttaggaagcaacactgattgacaata from the Oncorhynchus clarkii lewisi isolate Uvic-CL-2024 unplaced genomic scaffold, UVic_Ocla_1.0 unplaced_contig_382_pilon_pilon, whole genome shotgun sequence genome contains:
- the LOC139394497 gene encoding zinc finger protein 180-like; the encoded protein is MRSLSYSSAKGEGDITVKQEVEGEAITVKEEEDTFRVKEEEEDAVYGVKEEGEMTVTSKKEEVGEEEEPRYLGPVSQTHLKASNGSNKEFSHKMVLRNRSLINTRERRDYRGSSGEPQQPHEAEETEKSLSRSEHLNKHPQRPTGKRTHCCSDCGKSFTSSAGIKIHQRIHTGEKYFTCIQCGKSFTTSGSLTLHQRIHTGEKPYSCGQCGKSFTRSGHLTLHQRIHTGEKPYSCGQCGKSFTRSGHLTLHQRIHTGERPYSCVQCGRSFTKSSNLTVHQRKHTGEKPYSCGQCGKRFTRSGHLTLHQRIHTGEKPYSCGQCGKSFTTSGYLTLHQRIHTGEKPYSCGQCGKSFTTSGYLTLHQRIHTGEKPYSCVQCGRSFTKSSTLTVHQRTHTGEKRYSCGQCNNTCSTLILNTVAPQECVLNPLPYILFTNNCTTRHDSNTIIKFSDATTGLITNHEETASPST